A genomic window from Helicobacter suis HS1 includes:
- a CDS encoding AAA domain-containing protein encodes MALTQKVKDKIFKNPPTEVQEKAIKIALNTPDIAIIQGPPGTGKTTVINAICERLYEEASTQDLKGLVLVCAHGHDATENVQGRINIGSLPTQKFGEKQGKEDDRGDHALQEFLEKEFLEKIANNAKAQIQDFSQKELIYNLEKALNQYKKAPLSTLAFLEWVGQECRFVLDLDAKLQDKWEGLKTQFSPKPHDIGQLAPIYAIRTLQESFYDDGLVRHQEFLYSPFKEVLNKKEKELLQATQPDFKELQALRQRLLERCTPKPHFSRAKCNEDVIDFANTLLDKLKSLTLTDKISQILLEYVQNLKPDINMRSFLTDYSFVFASTTGQVEKALNAKATLAFNDKEDRCCFDTVIVDEAAKILPLDLLLVMVRATKRIILVGDHRQLPPIIEDKILDKIKNGKDEEARAEIEDQIKSSTFGKLKERAKELEAIDRKERQITLDQQYRTHPSLAQLVSRVFYEPYKEGYKSPLDATHFKHPL; translated from the coding sequence TTGGCTCTAACCCAAAAAGTCAAAGACAAAATCTTTAAAAATCCCCCAACAGAAGTCCAAGAAAAAGCCATTAAAATCGCGCTCAATACTCCAGACATTGCCATCATTCAAGGACCTCCTGGCACGGGTAAAACTACAGTGATCAATGCCATTTGTGAGCGGCTTTACGAGGAAGCATCCACACAGGATTTAAAAGGGTTAGTTTTGGTGTGTGCGCATGGACACGATGCTACAGAGAATGTGCAGGGGCGTATCAATATAGGGAGCTTACCCACCCAGAAATTTGGAGAGAAGCAAGGCAAAGAAGATGATAGAGGTGATCATGCCCTACAGGAATTTTTGGAAAAGGAATTTTTAGAAAAGATTGCCAACAACGCTAAAGCTCAAATCCAAGACTTTAGCCAAAAAGAGTTGATTTACAACCTAGAAAAGGCTTTAAATCAGTACAAGAAAGCTCCCCTGAGCACTTTGGCTTTCTTGGAGTGGGTAGGGCAGGAGTGCCGCTTTGTGCTTGATTTAGATGCAAAATTACAAGACAAATGGGAGGGTTTAAAAACACAATTTAGCCCTAAACCCCATGACATCGGCCAATTAGCCCCCATTTATGCCATACGCACTTTGCAAGAAAGTTTTTATGATGATGGTTTGGTGCGCCATCAAGAGTTTTTATATAGCCCCTTTAAAGAGGTGTTAAACAAGAAAGAAAAAGAACTTTTACAAGCCACACAGCCGGACTTCAAAGAACTCCAAGCATTGCGCCAACGCTTGCTTGAGCGGTGCACCCCTAAACCGCATTTTTCTAGGGCAAAGTGCAATGAAGATGTGATAGATTTTGCCAACACCCTTTTGGATAAACTCAAAAGTCTCACCCTTACTGATAAAATCAGCCAAATCCTCTTGGAGTATGTCCAAAACCTTAAACCTGACATAAATATGCGTTCTTTTCTCACCGATTATAGTTTTGTCTTTGCCAGTACCACCGGACAAGTGGAGAAAGCCCTTAATGCAAAAGCCACACTAGCTTTTAACGACAAAGAGGATCGGTGTTGCTTTGATACGGTGATTGTAGATGAGGCGGCTAAGATCCTCCCTTTAGATTTGCTCTTAGTGATGGTGCGTGCCACAAAACGCATCATCTTGGTTGGAGATCACCGCCAGTTACCCCCTATCATTGAGGATAAAATCTTAGACAAAATTAAGAATGGAAAAGATGAGGAGGCAAGAGCAGAGATAGAAGATCAGATTAAAAGCAGCACTTTTGGTAAATTAAAAGAGAGGGCAAAAGAGTTAGAAGCTATTGATCGCAAAGAGCGCCAAATCACTTTAGATCAGCAATATAGAACCCATCCAAGTTTAGCACAGTTGGTAAGTAGAGTGTTTTATGAGCCCTATAAAGAGGGCTACAAGTCCCCCCTAGATGCCACCCATTTTAAACACCCCTTATAG
- a CDS encoding C-terminal helicase domain-containing protein: protein MCKTEAKRILELYKGFYQQAPNLSYGVITFYKAQEQALRREFEKLEDFNTLKSCEKLRVGTIDAFQGKEFDIVILSMVRSYFNEFLKDPHRLCVAMSRQKKALIMVGDFNFFDKPKTKEQAPGIHAFIELCKQEGKIYENSK from the coding sequence ATGTGTAAAACAGAAGCAAAGCGCATTTTAGAGCTGTATAAAGGGTTTTACCAACAAGCCCCCAATCTAAGTTATGGGGTCATCACCTTTTATAAGGCGCAAGAGCAAGCCCTGCGTAGAGAGTTTGAAAAGTTAGAAGATTTTAACACTTTAAAGAGTTGTGAGAAGTTGCGTGTAGGTACGATTGATGCTTTTCAAGGCAAGGAATTTGACATTGTAATTCTCTCTATGGTGCGCTCTTACTTTAATGAGTTTCTCAAGGACCCACACCGCCTTTGTGTGGCGATGAGTCGCCAAAAAAAGGCGTTGATTATGGTGGGGGATTTTAATTTTTTTGACAAACCCAAAACAAAGGAGCAAGCCCCCGGAATCCATGCTTTTATAGAGTTGTGCAAACAGGAGGGCAAGATTTATGAAAATTCTAAGTAG